The Metallosphaera hakonensis JCM 8857 = DSM 7519 genome includes the window GCACATTAATAGAGAACATGTCATCAATTATCTTACCATTTATTACATCTATTCCAGCATTGGCTATTCCCTTAACATGTCTAGCTCTTAAGTCCATCAAAGCGGAAATTGGCTCCATTCCTGCAGTCTCTGCCAATATACTTGGGATTTCCTCAAGTGCATCTGCATAGGCTTCTATGGCTAATTGCTCCTTTCCACCTACTGTCCTGGCGTATTCCCTCAGTTTCATTGCTAGTTCGACCTCTATTGCCCCACCGCCTGGGACTATCATGGGCTCCAGTAATATGTTTCTCAGTGCGTGAAGAGCATCGTTTATACTTCTCTCGGCCTCATCAAGGGCCATGTCATTGGATCCTCTGAGCAGTATATTGACTGCCCTCGGATTCTTTGCTCCCTCAATAAAGACCATCTTATCGTTACCTATCCTTCTCTCTTCAACTAGTTCAGCGTAACCTAAGTCCTCTGGTGTAGCGTCCTTCACACTACTAATAATCCTTGCTCCCAATGCCTTTTCTAGTTTCTCTATATCGCTTCTCTTCACCCTCCTCACAGCAAGTATACCCTTCTTGGCGAGGAAGTGTTGAGCAATGTCGTCTATTCCCTTCTGGCATACAACCACGTTTGCCCCAATACTAGCTAGCTTGTCTACCATCTCCTTCAAGTACCTGGTCTCCTCGTCAAGGAATGACTTGATTTGGTCAGGACTGGTTATACTTATCTTAGCTGAAATCTCGGGCTTCTCTACTTCAAGGGCTGCATCGAGCACGGCTATCTTAGCCTTTTCTACTCTCTTGGGCATACCCGGATGAACGACTTCCTTGTCCAAGACTAGACCATGAACCAGAACGCTATCCTCAATGGTCCCACCTTTCTTCTTATCAATCTTTACGAGGTCGAGGCTTACGTTGTAACCACCGTTGGGTAGGGGTTCGGCTACCTTGGCTACGGCATCAATTATGATGTCCATCATCTTGTTCATTTCGGCCTCTGATTCAGCAATGAACTTACTGGCCATAGTTGTGTAAACTATCTTCTTTAGGTTAGCTTTCACTGCAGGATCTTGTAGATTCTTAACGTCGATTCTGGTTGATATCTGAGTTAGGATATCGAGGGCCTTATTGAAGGCCTTCTTATACCCCTCAATTATAATAGTTGGGTGAACGTTCTGGTCCAATAGGGCTTCGGCCTTCTCCAAGAGAAGTCCGGCAAGGACAACTGCACTGGTTGTACCGTCTCCTACTTCAGCGTCTTGAGCCTTAGCGGCCTCTACTAGGAGCTTGGCAGCGGGATGCTGAATTTCCATTTCTTTAACTATAGTCGCTCCGTCATTGGTAATGGTTACATCATTGAAGCTGTCGATGAGCATCTTGTCTAGCCCCTTGGGTCCCAGACTCGATCTCAACATCTCAGCCAAAGTTCTAGCAGCAAGAATGTTGTTCCTTAGGGCGTCTCTCCCGGTTGATCTTGAAGTACCTTCTTTGAATAGAAGAACTGGAACTCCAGCCATTCATTATCACCTTTTCTGAAGTCCATTCAGATCGCTTATATATAAATCTATCTATCCCCTCTTTTCGGAAACTTATGTTGTGAAATTACAACAAAAATCTATTTTCCCTGGAGTTAAAGTATCTTTGGCTAAAGTGAAGTGCGTAAGTTGTGGATCTGATAGAGCTGAGATACTTATTAGCGGTAAACTCCTCTGTCCAAAATGCTCTAGGCAAGAGATACTCCACAGGGTAAGAAGGAACTTGGGGAGATCTGGAATTAACCTTAGGGGTTCTAGAGTTATTTTGACCTATCCAGAGTTTTATAGGAATGAGGCTAATCTTCTTAAATCGTTCATCGAGAAAGTTTGTTCTAATTGTAATTTTACCATAAAGGAGATTGAAATATCTGGAGATGGACAAGTTAACAAAGTTATGAGGGATTTGGTTCTAACTAGCATAAGAGAGAGCGAGAACCAGGTAATTTTACCATTTACTGCGGACTTCTTTGCCGCATATCTAATTTACTCTTCTGGATCCCCTGAAGGATCATATCTTTCACTGTATGGTTTACGCTCCAAAGTTTCAGACAAGGTTTTCATATCCCCTCTATACGATACACCTCTGACGGAACTCAGGGGGTTCTCCGAATTAACCGGGGAGTTAAAAACCGGGGACGAGCTTTTCAATGGGATAATCGAATGGCTTCACTCCGAGTTCAAGGATAACGAAGTGTTCCATACTTTTCCTCCATCCATACCTGTTATAGTTAGCAGGTTCGCTACTTGTAAGAGATGTGGGGCTCTAACTAAATCTGAATATTGTAGAGCTTGTTCAGTTGAGCTCGCTCTTGAGAAGTGAGGACGATCTCGTAATAAATCTCCATACCTGAGGGCTTAAACCTCGAGGGAGGCATGGGCCCGGTTGATGTATATATTAGATACCCGGCTGTAAGGATCTCCTTTA containing:
- the thsA gene encoding thermosome subunit alpha, whose translation is MAGVPVLLFKEGTSRSTGRDALRNNILAARTLAEMLRSSLGPKGLDKMLIDSFNDVTITNDGATIVKEMEIQHPAAKLLVEAAKAQDAEVGDGTTSAVVLAGLLLEKAEALLDQNVHPTIIIEGYKKAFNKALDILTQISTRIDVKNLQDPAVKANLKKIVYTTMASKFIAESEAEMNKMMDIIIDAVAKVAEPLPNGGYNVSLDLVKIDKKKGGTIEDSVLVHGLVLDKEVVHPGMPKRVEKAKIAVLDAALEVEKPEISAKISITSPDQIKSFLDEETRYLKEMVDKLASIGANVVVCQKGIDDIAQHFLAKKGILAVRRVKRSDIEKLEKALGARIISSVKDATPEDLGYAELVEERRIGNDKMVFIEGAKNPRAVNILLRGSNDMALDEAERSINDALHALRNILLEPMIVPGGGAIEVELAMKLREYARTVGGKEQLAIEAYADALEEIPSILAETAGMEPISALMDLRARHVKGIANAGIDVINGKIIDDMFSINVLEPVRVKRQVLKSSTEASTSVLKIDDLIAASQLKSEGKGKTPGGEEGGEGGMGAGAPSFG